From Mannheimia pernigra, one genomic window encodes:
- the pepP gene encoding Xaa-Pro aminopeptidase has product MDLAYLAKMPQEEFTARRERILEQMQDNSALLIFTESEKRRNSDCDYLFRPDSYFWYLTGFAEPQSAILLVKQTHKTESIIFVRKKDPLMETWNGKRLGVENAPKTLQFNEAFDIEEIKTVLAKKLANLTACYYVRDLQKWGDDVLDEIAANNHKIPTLIDWQPILSEMRLIKSEFEIALIQQACHISSMAHIRAMKQTRPNRYELEIEGEMLHEFTRFGARFPAYNPIVASGENACILHYNENDGILKNGDLLLIDAGAEFAYYAGDITRTFPISGQFSEPQKELYELTLMMLQEATKLLVPQSSIKAANDKAVQILTEGLVRLGILKGNVTDLIEQKAYRQFYMHGLGHWLGLDVHDVGDYGAERNRPLQIGMVLTVEPGIYISTEADVPEQYKGIGIRIEDNLLITEYGNKNLTSGCPKDIADIEQLMQS; this is encoded by the coding sequence ATGGATCTCGCCTATTTGGCAAAAATGCCACAAGAAGAATTTACGGCTCGTCGTGAGCGTATTTTAGAGCAAATGCAAGATAATTCAGCGTTGTTAATTTTTACGGAATCAGAAAAACGCCGTAATAGTGATTGTGATTATTTATTCAGACCTGATAGTTATTTCTGGTATTTAACAGGATTTGCAGAACCTCAATCAGCAATATTATTGGTGAAACAAACACATAAAACAGAAAGTATTATTTTTGTTCGTAAAAAAGATCCATTAATGGAAACGTGGAATGGAAAACGATTAGGTGTTGAAAATGCCCCTAAAACGTTACAGTTTAACGAAGCATTTGATATAGAAGAAATTAAAACTGTTCTTGCAAAAAAATTAGCCAATTTGACCGCTTGTTATTACGTAAGAGACTTGCAGAAGTGGGGCGATGATGTATTAGATGAAATTGCAGCAAATAATCATAAAATACCGACTTTGATTGATTGGCAACCAATATTATCTGAAATGCGATTAATTAAGTCAGAATTTGAAATTGCACTTATTCAACAGGCTTGTCATATTTCTTCAATGGCACATATTCGAGCGATGAAGCAAACTCGCCCTAATCGTTATGAGTTGGAAATTGAAGGTGAGATGTTGCACGAATTTACTCGCTTTGGGGCAAGATTTCCTGCTTATAACCCCATTGTTGCAAGCGGAGAAAATGCTTGTATTCTGCATTATAATGAAAATGATGGCATACTAAAAAATGGAGATTTATTGCTGATTGATGCAGGTGCAGAATTTGCCTATTATGCAGGCGATATTACTCGAACCTTTCCGATAAGTGGTCAATTTTCTGAACCACAAAAAGAACTATATGAATTAACTTTGATGATGTTACAAGAAGCTACAAAGCTACTTGTACCACAAAGTTCTATTAAAGCAGCGAATGACAAAGCGGTACAGATTCTAACCGAAGGTCTGGTGCGTTTAGGCATTCTAAAAGGCAATGTGACGGATCTGATTGAACAAAAAGCGTATCGTCAATTTTATATGCACGGTTTAGGTCATTGGTTAGGGCTAGATGTGCATGATGTTGGAGATTATGGTGCAGAGCGTAATCGCCCATTGCAAATTGGTATGGTGCTTACAGTTGAGCCTGGCATTTATATTTCAACAGAAGCAGATGTCCCCGAACAGTATAAGGGCATTGGTATCCGAATTGAGGATAACTTGCTGATTACCGAATATGGTAATAAAAATCTAACCAGTGGCTGTCCAAAAGACATTGCTGATATTGAGCAGCTGATGCAATCATAA
- the argA gene encoding amino-acid N-acetyltransferase — translation MRNTELALAQWFRQSTPYVNMHRGKTFVIMLDGDVIESPNFINIINDISLLHSLNIKLVIVFGARPQINMLLKQNSIEPEYYNNIRITNPQSLDYVKQAVGKVHYDLFARLSLRLPHSDVINVVSGNMILAQPIGVVDGVDYALSGKIRRINVESIKQQLSQNSIVLLGPIAPSVTGEMFNLPFEDIATQVAIKLRADKLIGFCEEQGILDEAGNVISDIFPQEAQKVLNNLIEQGQYHTSKARFLQAAISVCREGIKRSHLLSYKEDGSLLQELFSRDGIGTQFSMENSENIRIANSSDIPGLLDLIHPLEQQGILVKRSREQLEMEIANYTIIERDGVVIACAALNVYPEEKMAEMACVAVHPDYRDSSRGDVLLENICKRAEQLGVEKLFVLTTRTTQWFQERGFRLADAQDLPRYKRENYNYQRRSKVLILTL, via the coding sequence ATGCGTAACACAGAATTAGCTTTAGCCCAATGGTTTAGACAATCTACGCCCTATGTGAATATGCACAGAGGGAAAACCTTTGTTATTATGCTTGATGGCGATGTGATAGAAAGTCCAAACTTTATCAACATTATTAATGATATTAGTCTATTACATAGTTTAAATATTAAGTTAGTGATTGTATTTGGTGCAAGACCACAAATTAATATGCTTTTAAAACAAAATAGTATTGAGCCTGAATATTACAACAATATTCGGATCACAAACCCACAATCACTAGATTATGTGAAACAAGCGGTGGGGAAGGTTCATTATGATTTGTTTGCTCGCCTTTCACTGCGTTTACCGCATTCAGATGTGATTAATGTAGTGAGTGGTAATATGATTTTAGCCCAGCCAATAGGCGTAGTTGATGGCGTGGATTATGCCTTAAGCGGTAAAATTCGCCGCATTAATGTAGAAAGTATCAAGCAGCAACTTTCACAAAATTCAATAGTATTACTTGGGCCTATTGCCCCTTCCGTAACAGGGGAAATGTTTAATTTACCGTTTGAAGATATTGCTACTCAAGTTGCGATCAAGCTAAGAGCAGATAAATTAATCGGGTTTTGTGAAGAACAAGGTATTTTAGATGAAGCTGGTAATGTGATTTCCGATATTTTTCCGCAAGAAGCTCAAAAAGTGCTAAATAATTTAATTGAGCAAGGGCAGTACCACACTTCAAAAGCCCGTTTTTTACAGGCAGCGATTAGTGTCTGTAGAGAAGGGATAAAACGTTCACATTTGCTAAGTTACAAAGAAGATGGTTCTCTCCTGCAAGAATTATTCTCTCGTGATGGTATTGGTACACAGTTCTCTATGGAAAACTCAGAAAATATTCGTATTGCTAACTCAAGCGATATTCCAGGATTACTTGATTTAATTCACCCACTTGAACAACAAGGTATTCTAGTTAAACGTTCTCGTGAACAATTAGAAATGGAAATTGCCAATTATACGATTATTGAGCGTGATGGCGTGGTGATTGCGTGTGCGGCATTAAATGTCTATCCAGAAGAAAAAATGGCGGAAATGGCGTGTGTGGCAGTGCATCCTGATTATCGGGATTCCTCAAGAGGCGATGTCTTGCTCGAAAACATTTGCAAACGAGCAGAGCAGTTAGGCGTGGAAAAACTCTTTGTGCTAACCACCCGAACCACGCAATGGTTCCAAGAGCGTGGCTTTAGATTGGCAGACGCCCAAGATCTACCACGTTATAAGCGAGAAAATTATAACTACCAACGCCGTTCCAAAGTGTTGATTTTGACACTCTAA
- the ilvN gene encoding acetolactate synthase small subunit: MRRTLAVLLENESGALSRVVALFSQRGFNIESLTVAPTDDPSLSRMTIVAQGEEQVLEQIEKQLHKLVDVFKVSNLSAYEHVEREVLLVKVRATGSSRDELKRMVDIYRGQIVDLTPKLYTIQLAGSSEKLNAFIEAVKEETSIVEIVRSGVISLSRGEKNAL; this comes from the coding sequence ATGCGTAGAACATTAGCAGTATTATTAGAGAATGAGTCAGGTGCTTTATCTCGTGTGGTTGCCCTTTTCTCACAACGTGGCTTTAACATTGAAAGTTTAACCGTTGCCCCCACTGATGACCCAAGCCTTTCAAGAATGACGATTGTTGCTCAAGGTGAAGAGCAAGTTTTAGAACAAATAGAAAAGCAATTACACAAATTAGTTGATGTGTTTAAAGTGAGTAACCTAAGTGCTTACGAACACGTTGAACGTGAGGTGCTGTTAGTAAAAGTGCGTGCAACAGGCTCATCTCGTGATGAATTAAAACGTATGGTAGATATTTACCGTGGGCAAATTGTGGATTTAACGCCGAAGCTCTACACCATTCAATTAGCTGGCTCAAGCGAGAAACTGAATGCCTTCATTGAAGCGGTGAAAGAAGAAACATCTATCGTTGAAATCGTCCGCTCAGGTGTAATTAGCCTCTCTCGTGGTGAGAAAAACGCCTTGTAA
- a CDS encoding acetolactate synthase 3 large subunit has translation MKKLSGAEMVVQSLKDEGVEYVFGYPGGSVLDIYDAIHTLGLNHVLVRHEQAAVHMADGYARSTGKVGCVLVTSGPGATNTITGILTAYTDSIPMVILSGQVPSSLIGSDAFQESDMIGISRPVVKHSFLVKNTEDIPHIIKKAFYIASSGRPGPVVIDIPKDMVNPLNKYPYEYPKTVAMRSYNPTIQGHKGQIKKALKALLVAKKPILYIGGGVINAECSAELTEFAQKLNLPVTTSLMGLGAYPASDKQFLGMLGMHGTYEANNAMHESDLILGIGVRFDDRTTNNLAKYCPNAKVIHVDIDPASISKTVAAYIPIVGSAKNVMDEFLSLLGDESLTKSQTDLTAWWQQIDEWKARNCLAFEESSEVIKPQQVIKMIHKLTNGEAYVASDVGQHQMFAALHYGFDKPRRWINSGGAGTMGFGLPAAMGVKFAHPEATVVCVTGDGSIQMNIQELSTAKQYDTPIVIISLNNRFLGMVKQWQDIIYSGRHSQVYMNSLPNFAKLAEAYGHIGIQIDHPSELEAKLTEAFSIKDKLVFVDVLIDETEHVYPMQIRGGAMNEMMLSKTERTDA, from the coding sequence ATGAAAAAACTTTCTGGTGCAGAAATGGTTGTACAGTCCCTTAAAGATGAAGGCGTTGAATACGTTTTCGGTTATCCAGGTGGATCTGTATTAGATATTTATGATGCTATTCATACACTTGGCTTAAACCACGTTTTAGTTCGACACGAACAAGCCGCTGTGCATATGGCAGATGGCTATGCTCGTTCTACGGGTAAAGTTGGTTGTGTATTAGTGACTTCAGGACCTGGAGCAACAAATACCATTACTGGTATCTTAACAGCTTATACTGATTCTATCCCAATGGTGATTTTATCAGGGCAAGTTCCATCAAGTCTTATTGGCAGCGATGCTTTCCAAGAGAGTGATATGATAGGTATCTCTCGCCCTGTGGTAAAACACAGCTTCTTGGTAAAAAATACCGAAGATATTCCACACATCATCAAAAAAGCATTCTATATTGCTTCAAGTGGCCGCCCTGGCCCAGTGGTTATTGATATTCCAAAAGATATGGTCAATCCATTAAATAAATATCCGTATGAATATCCCAAAACCGTCGCAATGCGTTCATACAATCCAACAATACAAGGTCATAAAGGGCAAATTAAAAAAGCATTAAAAGCCTTGTTAGTAGCCAAAAAGCCTATTCTCTATATCGGTGGTGGCGTGATTAATGCTGAGTGTTCTGCAGAATTAACTGAATTTGCTCAAAAATTAAATCTTCCTGTTACGACTTCATTAATGGGATTGGGGGCCTATCCTGCTTCTGATAAGCAATTTTTAGGAATGCTGGGTATGCACGGAACTTATGAAGCCAATAATGCTATGCACGAAAGTGATTTGATTTTAGGCATTGGTGTTCGTTTTGATGATCGTACAACAAATAATTTAGCCAAATACTGCCCGAATGCTAAAGTTATTCACGTTGATATTGATCCTGCTTCTATTTCCAAAACCGTCGCGGCTTATATTCCAATTGTAGGTAGTGCAAAAAATGTGATGGACGAGTTTTTATCATTACTTGGCGATGAAAGCCTTACAAAAAGTCAGACAGATTTGACCGCTTGGTGGCAACAAATTGATGAGTGGAAAGCCCGTAATTGCTTAGCTTTTGAAGAAAGCTCAGAAGTGATCAAGCCACAACAAGTTATTAAGATGATCCACAAGCTCACTAATGGCGAGGCTTATGTTGCTTCAGACGTTGGACAACATCAAATGTTTGCGGCACTACATTATGGTTTTGACAAGCCACGCCGTTGGATCAACTCAGGCGGTGCTGGCACAATGGGCTTTGGATTACCCGCAGCAATGGGGGTGAAATTTGCTCACCCAGAAGCAACGGTTGTGTGTGTAACAGGTGATGGCAGTATTCAAATGAATATCCAAGAGCTCTCCACTGCAAAACAATACGATACACCAATTGTGATTATAAGCCTTAATAACCGTTTCTTAGGTATGGTGAAACAGTGGCAAGATATTATCTACTCTGGCCGCCATTCACAGGTGTATATGAATTCACTACCAAACTTCGCTAAATTAGCTGAAGCTTATGGCCATATTGGCATTCAAATTGATCACCCTTCCGAGCTTGAAGCAAAATTAACAGAAGCCTTTTCTATCAAAGATAAATTAGTTTTTGTCGATGTATTAATTGACGAAACGGAGCACGTTTACCCAATGCAAATTCGTGGCGGTGCAATGAATGAAATGATGTTAAGTAAAACGGAGAGAACAGATGCGTAG
- the can gene encoding carbonate dehydratase yields the protein MEKIERLFTNNYTWATQMKDENSDYFKKLAEHQKPTYLWIGCSDSRVPAEKLTGLEPGELFVHRNVANMVIHTDFNCLSVVQYAVDVLEIEHIIICGHTNCGGINAAMIQNDLGLINNWLLHLRDIWFKHSHLLGNLPYEERANVLTRLNVAEQVYNLGQSAIVRSAWERGKSLSLHGWVYDVKDGFLLDQGVIATSRESLEITYRNAIAKITTDANEKLTLIDEA from the coding sequence ATGGAAAAAATTGAACGCCTATTTACGAATAATTATACTTGGGCAACTCAGATGAAAGATGAAAACTCTGATTACTTTAAAAAGTTAGCAGAGCATCAAAAGCCAACTTATCTATGGATTGGCTGCTCTGATAGCCGCGTACCCGCTGAAAAATTAACAGGATTAGAACCTGGTGAGTTATTTGTTCATCGAAATGTTGCCAATATGGTTATTCATACCGATTTTAACTGTTTATCTGTGGTGCAATATGCGGTAGATGTATTGGAAATTGAGCATATTATCATCTGCGGACACACAAACTGTGGGGGTATTAATGCCGCAATGATACAAAATGATCTTGGGTTAATTAATAACTGGTTATTACATCTGCGTGATATCTGGTTTAAACACAGCCATTTATTAGGTAATCTTCCCTATGAAGAAAGAGCAAATGTGCTAACTAGATTGAATGTGGCTGAACAAGTTTATAACTTAGGACAATCAGCGATTGTCAGATCCGCTTGGGAACGAGGTAAATCCCTCTCTCTGCACGGGTGGGTTTATGATGTCAAAGATGGCTTCTTACTCGATCAGGGGGTAATTGCAACAAGCCGAGAAAGTCTGGAAATTACTTACCGCAATGCAATTGCGAAAATTACTACAGATGCGAATGAAAAATTAACGTTAATTGATGAAGCCTAA
- the pta gene encoding phosphate acetyltransferase: MSRTIILIPVSTGVGLTSVSLGLVHALEQKGAKVGFLKPIAQPISGEDTLDRSTTIIRADQTTEVGEPFMLSEAESLIGQNQTDVLLEKVVERHQKLSKNNEIIIIEGLIPTRKNSYANSINYEIAQSLDAEIILVATPASDTSSQLKERIEAAASLFGGRHNPNLLGVIINKFNAPVDDSGRTRPDLTEIFDSFQHSNNSVSEIENLFAKSPIKLLGCIAWKAELIATRAVDVAKHLGATIINEGELKTRRIRGVTFCARSLPHMVDHFKAGSLLVTSADRPEVLVAASLAVMNGVKIGAILLTGGYKIDSIIGKLCQQAFETGVPVFRIEGNTWQTALSLQSFSLEVPVDDKERIAAIKEYMASQFNANFIDDMSKAGTRTRRLSPAAFRYQLTEYARQAKKRIVLPEGDEPRTVKAAALCAERGIAECVLLASPTEVERVAEAQGVTLGKGITIVDPAAVRENYVARLVELRKAKGMTEVVAREQLLDNVVLGTMMLEANEVDGLVSGAVHTTANTIRPPMQIIKTAPGSSIVSSIFFMLLPDQVLVYGDCAVNPDPTAEQLAEIAIQSAESAKAFGIEPRVAMISYSTGTSGSGADVEKVKEATRIAQEKRPDLIIDGPLQYDAAIMEDVARSKAPNSPVAGKATVFVFPDLNTGNTTYKAVQRSADLVSIGPMLQGMRKPVNDLSRGALVDDIVYTIALTAIQATQ; this comes from the coding sequence ATGTCTAGAACAATTATTCTTATCCCTGTTTCAACAGGTGTTGGTTTAACCAGTGTAAGCTTAGGCCTAGTTCATGCACTAGAACAAAAAGGTGCTAAAGTCGGATTTTTAAAACCTATTGCTCAACCTATTAGCGGTGAAGATACTTTAGATCGCTCCACAACCATTATTCGGGCAGATCAAACTACTGAAGTTGGCGAGCCATTTATGTTAAGCGAAGCGGAATCATTAATTGGTCAAAACCAAACTGATGTGCTATTAGAAAAAGTGGTAGAACGTCATCAAAAACTGTCTAAAAATAATGAAATTATCATTATTGAAGGTTTAATTCCAACTCGTAAAAATTCTTATGCAAATAGCATTAACTATGAGATAGCTCAATCTCTTGATGCTGAAATTATCTTAGTTGCAACACCCGCTTCAGATACCTCAAGCCAATTAAAAGAACGTATTGAAGCCGCCGCATCACTGTTTGGAGGTCGCCATAATCCGAATTTATTAGGTGTAATCATCAACAAATTCAATGCACCTGTTGATGATTCAGGCAGAACTCGTCCAGACTTAACTGAAATCTTTGATTCATTCCAACACTCTAATAACAGTGTCTCTGAAATAGAAAATCTTTTTGCGAAAAGTCCAATTAAGTTGTTAGGCTGTATTGCTTGGAAAGCAGAGCTCATTGCAACTCGAGCAGTTGATGTTGCTAAACATTTAGGTGCTACTATTATTAATGAAGGGGAGCTTAAAACTCGCCGTATTCGTGGTGTAACCTTTTGTGCTCGTAGTTTGCCACATATGGTGGATCATTTTAAAGCTGGTAGCTTATTAGTCACCTCTGCTGATCGTCCAGAAGTGTTAGTGGCTGCCTCATTAGCAGTGATGAACGGTGTGAAAATTGGTGCGATTTTATTAACTGGTGGTTATAAAATCGATAGCATTATTGGGAAATTATGCCAACAAGCCTTTGAAACCGGTGTGCCTGTATTCCGTATTGAAGGAAACACTTGGCAGACTGCATTAAGCTTACAAAGCTTTAGCCTAGAAGTGCCTGTAGATGATAAAGAGCGTATTGCTGCGATTAAAGAATATATGGCGAGTCAATTTAATGCTAATTTCATTGATGATATGTCTAAAGCAGGCACGCGTACTCGTCGTCTTTCTCCTGCTGCGTTCCGTTATCAATTAACTGAATATGCTCGTCAAGCGAAAAAACGCATTGTTTTACCAGAAGGCGATGAACCTCGTACAGTAAAAGCCGCCGCATTATGTGCTGAACGTGGTATTGCAGAATGTGTACTATTAGCATCACCTACAGAAGTAGAGCGTGTAGCTGAAGCACAAGGTGTAACCTTAGGCAAAGGCATTACGATTGTTGATCCTGCCGCTGTTCGTGAAAATTATGTTGCTCGATTAGTTGAATTGCGTAAAGCAAAAGGTATGACAGAAGTAGTTGCTCGTGAGCAATTATTAGATAACGTAGTATTAGGTACTATGATGCTTGAAGCAAATGAAGTGGATGGCTTAGTATCAGGGGCTGTACACACCACCGCTAATACTATTCGTCCGCCAATGCAAATTATTAAAACCGCACCAGGCAGTTCTATTGTTTCTTCAATCTTCTTTATGCTTTTACCTGATCAAGTATTGGTATATGGTGATTGTGCGGTAAACCCAGATCCAACCGCAGAGCAATTAGCAGAAATTGCGATTCAATCTGCTGAATCGGCGAAAGCATTTGGTATTGAACCTCGTGTTGCGATGATTTCTTACTCAACAGGTACATCAGGTTCTGGTGCAGATGTTGAGAAGGTGAAAGAAGCAACTCGTATTGCACAAGAAAAACGCCCAGACTTAATTATTGATGGTCCGTTACAATATGATGCTGCAATTATGGAAGATGTTGCTCGTTCTAAAGCACCAAACTCTCCAGTAGCGGGTAAAGCAACGGTATTTGTATTCCCAGACTTAAACACGGGTAATACTACATATAAAGCGGTACAACGTTCTGCAGATCTCGTCTCTATCGGTCCAATGTTACAAGGTATGCGTAAACCAGTAAATGACTTGTCTCGTGGGGCTTTAGTTGATGATATCGTTTATACTATTGCACTCACTGCTATTCAGGCGACTCAATAA
- a CDS encoding acetate kinase has product MSKNLILILNCGSSSLKFAILDPKTGDEKLSGLAEAFNLDDARIKWKLNGEKGNADLGAGAAHSEALTFIAEKLLSDELKANIGAIGHRIVHGGEKFTSSVVITDEVIKGIEEAVQFAPLHNPAHLIGIEESFRIFPELKDKNVAVFDTAFHQTMPEHAFLYALPYKFYKENGIRRYGFHGTSHFYITSQVAELVGKSVEQTNAIICHLGNGGSVSVVRNGQCIDTSMGLTPLEGLVMGTRSGDIDPAIISFLYNNLGMSMEEIDTTLVKKSGLLGLTEVTSDCRYAEDNYDDASKPEAKRALDVFSYRLAKYIGSYMAILGAEHLDAIAFTGGIGENSGLVRELTLNHLKLFGIKLDNESNLAARFGKEGVITSDDSAFKAVVIPTNEELVIAQDTAKLAL; this is encoded by the coding sequence ATGTCTAAAAACTTAATCTTAATCCTTAACTGTGGTAGTTCATCTCTTAAATTCGCTATTTTAGATCCTAAAACGGGTGATGAGAAATTATCAGGCCTTGCTGAGGCATTTAATTTAGACGATGCTCGTATCAAGTGGAAGTTAAATGGAGAGAAAGGTAACGCTGATTTAGGTGCAGGTGCAGCACATAGTGAAGCACTTACATTTATTGCTGAAAAATTATTATCAGATGAATTAAAAGCAAACATTGGCGCAATTGGTCATCGTATCGTTCACGGTGGCGAGAAATTTACTTCTTCTGTTGTAATTACCGATGAAGTCATTAAAGGTATTGAAGAGGCAGTTCAATTTGCTCCATTACATAACCCGGCTCATTTAATCGGTATTGAAGAATCTTTTCGTATTTTCCCTGAATTAAAAGATAAGAATGTGGCTGTTTTTGATACTGCTTTCCATCAAACTATGCCTGAGCACGCTTTCTTATATGCCCTTCCATATAAATTCTATAAAGAAAATGGTATCCGTCGCTACGGCTTTCACGGCACAAGCCATTTCTACATTACCTCACAAGTGGCTGAGCTGGTGGGTAAATCAGTTGAACAAACCAACGCCATTATTTGTCATTTAGGCAACGGCGGTTCTGTTTCTGTAGTGCGTAACGGTCAATGTATTGATACCTCAATGGGGTTAACGCCGCTGGAAGGTTTAGTAATGGGGACACGTTCAGGTGATATCGACCCCGCCATTATTTCTTTCTTATACAATAACTTAGGTATGTCAATGGAAGAAATTGATACTACTCTAGTTAAAAAATCAGGGCTTTTAGGTTTAACTGAGGTAACAAGTGACTGTCGTTATGCTGAAGATAATTATGATGATGCAAGCAAACCAGAAGCGAAACGAGCGTTAGATGTGTTCAGCTACCGTTTAGCAAAATATATTGGTTCATATATGGCAATTTTAGGTGCAGAGCACTTAGATGCTATCGCATTTACAGGCGGTATTGGCGAGAATTCAGGCTTAGTGCGTGAATTAACGTTAAATCATTTAAAATTATTCGGTATTAAGTTAGATAATGAAAGTAATCTTGCTGCTCGCTTTGGTAAAGAGGGCGTAATTACAAGCGATGACTCAGCATTTAAGGCTGTTGTTATCCCAACTAACGAAGAGTTAGTGATTGCACAAGATACTGCTAAATTAGCACTATAA
- the cpdB gene encoding 2',3'-cyclic-nucleotide 2'-phosphodiesterase produces MLKRRKFIQLGTSAILVLATTPSAFANAQRKAALRVIATTDIHSYLTDFDYYKDAPTEKFGFTRAATLIKQAREEVKNSILVDNGDLIQGNPIADYQSSKGSKEGRAEPSIMALNAMQYDAGTLGNHEFNYGLAYLDNAIKQAKFPIVNANIVKPGTDEPFFKPYDIQEKKVIDEKGMEQTIKIGYIGFVPPQIMIWDKANLEGKVEARDIVKTAQKYIPLLKEAGADVIVALAHTGPSDEPYQEGAENAAFYLADVKGIDAVIFGHAHRLFPNKEFATSPNADIAKGTMKGVAQSMAGYWANNISVIDLSLAQHNGKWSVVDGRAELRPIYDAEAKKSTVENHPEIAALLKETHEETRKFVAQPIGTATDNMYSYLALIQDDPTIQIVNQAQKAYVENVVKGLPELAGLPVLSAGAPFKAGGRKNDPTGYTEVDKGKLTFRNAADLYLYPNTLVVVKVSGTELKEWLECSAGMFKQIDTTSDKPQHLLDWTGFRTYNFDVIDGVNYQFDLTQPARYDGDCKLINENAHRVINLTFEDKPVAPNQEFLIATNNYRAYGAKFPGTGEKHIVFAAPDENRQVLANYITSESKAHGQVSPKADNNWRIASINSTVKLDIRVETSPTEKAKAFIKENAQYPMEYVENDETGFAVYRIDLTK; encoded by the coding sequence ATGCTTAAAAGACGCAAGTTTATTCAACTCGGTACAAGTGCAATATTGGTATTAGCTACAACCCCCTCTGCTTTTGCAAATGCCCAACGCAAAGCAGCATTACGTGTCATTGCAACAACAGATATTCACAGTTATTTAACAGACTTTGACTATTACAAAGACGCCCCAACTGAAAAATTTGGCTTTACTCGTGCAGCAACGCTCATCAAACAAGCAAGAGAGGAAGTGAAAAACAGCATTCTAGTTGATAATGGTGATTTAATTCAAGGCAATCCAATTGCAGATTACCAATCTAGCAAAGGTTCAAAAGAGGGCAGAGCAGAGCCTTCAATTATGGCATTAAATGCGATGCAATATGATGCAGGCACATTAGGTAATCACGAATTTAACTATGGTTTAGCTTATTTAGACAATGCCATCAAACAAGCAAAATTCCCCATTGTTAATGCCAACATTGTTAAACCTGGAACAGATGAACCTTTTTTCAAGCCTTATGATATTCAAGAGAAAAAAGTCATTGACGAAAAGGGTATGGAGCAAACGATCAAAATCGGCTACATTGGCTTTGTACCACCGCAAATAATGATTTGGGATAAAGCGAATCTTGAAGGCAAAGTAGAAGCACGAGATATTGTCAAAACAGCACAAAAATATATTCCTCTTCTCAAAGAGGCGGGTGCTGATGTGATTGTTGCCCTTGCTCACACAGGCCCATCTGACGAACCTTATCAAGAAGGTGCAGAAAATGCCGCCTTTTACCTTGCTGATGTAAAAGGTATTGATGCAGTGATTTTTGGACACGCACACCGCCTGTTCCCAAATAAAGAATTTGCCACATCACCAAATGCTGATATTGCAAAAGGCACAATGAAAGGTGTAGCACAAAGTATGGCTGGTTATTGGGCAAATAATATCAGCGTGATTGATTTAAGTTTAGCTCAACACAATGGTAAATGGAGCGTTGTAGATGGCAGGGCAGAACTACGTCCAATTTATGATGCTGAAGCGAAAAAATCTACGGTTGAAAATCACCCAGAAATTGCAGCGTTATTAAAAGAAACACACGAAGAGACCCGTAAATTTGTTGCTCAGCCGATTGGCACAGCCACAGATAATATGTACAGCTACCTTGCCTTAATTCAAGATGATCCAACAATCCAAATTGTAAACCAAGCACAAAAAGCTTATGTTGAAAATGTCGTTAAAGGCTTACCTGAACTTGCAGGATTACCCGTTTTAAGTGCAGGCGCACCATTTAAAGCGGGGGGTCGTAAAAATGATCCAACGGGCTATACTGAAGTTGATAAAGGCAAATTAACTTTCCGTAATGCGGCAGATTTATACCTTTATCCAAATACGTTAGTGGTTGTTAAAGTAAGCGGCACAGAATTAAAAGAGTGGTTAGAATGTAGTGCAGGTATGTTCAAACAAATTGATACAACGAGCGATAAACCACAACATCTACTAGATTGGACAGGCTTCCGCACCTACAATTTTGATGTGATTGATGGCGTAAATTATCAATTTGACTTAACGCAACCAGCCCGTTATGACGGCGATTGCAAGTTAATTAATGAAAACGCTCACCGTGTAATTAATCTAACTTTTGAAGATAAACCAGTTGCCCCAAACCAAGAGTTCTTAATTGCCACAAACAACTACCGAGCTTATGGTGCTAAATTCCCAGGGACGGGCGAAAAACATATTGTTTTTGCAGCCCCTGATGAAAACCGCCAAGTGCTAGCAAACTACATTACTTCTGAAAGTAAAGCTCACGGACAAGTAAGTCCAAAAGCCGATAACAACTGGCGAATTGCATCAATCAACTCAACCGTAAAACTGGATATCCGCGTTGAAACCTCGCCGACGGAAAAAGCAAAAGCCTTTATTAAAGAGAATGCACAATATCCGATGGAATATGTCGAAAACGATGAAACAGGCTTTGCGGTGTATCGTATTGATTTAACGAAGTAA